From the genome of Malus sylvestris chromosome 6, drMalSylv7.2, whole genome shotgun sequence, one region includes:
- the LOC126625122 gene encoding polynucleotide 5'-hydroxyl-kinase NOL9-like — MASPSGPETPSPNIYIPPEWSEAADCIAYDSVTWPPPIALVCGAKNCGKSTFSRHLLNIFLRRYKKVGYLDTDVGQPEFSPPGFVSLTVIDEATPDLTIPHLKTPERCLFFGDVSSKTNPTTYLNSIFSLYDYYKKEYCLSDQSDRPTKTGLPLVVNTPGWVKGVGYDLLVDMLKYIAPTHVVKINISAKSKNLPSGAFWLDEDHDAMLNLIEINSARQDSFNRSVLVQKDARLLRDVRILAYFRQCFSSSLNITTIKELANALASQPPYEVPISSIKIRHLHCQVPGAESFYSLNATIVGLAVSSGGSKDLPWCVGLGIVRGMDTFKGLLYVITPVPRVTLEKVNLFLQGYIQIPTVLLQVQGCISPYMSANVLSTS, encoded by the exons aTGGCCTCGCCGTCAGGACCCGAAACTCCGTCGCCGAACATCTACATACCGCCGGAGTGGTCCGAGGCAGCAGACTGTATAGCATACGATTCAGTCACTTGGCCGCCACCCATTGCCTTAGTATGTGGCGCTAAAAACTGCGGAAAATCCACCTTTTCCCGCCACCTCCTCAACATTTTTCTCCGGAG GTATAAAAAAGTTGGTTACTTGGATACAGATGTCGGTCAACCGGAGTTCAGTCCTCCTGGTTTTGTATCTCTCACTGTAATAGATGAAGCCACTCCag ATTTGACAATCCCGCATCTGAAGACACCGGAGAG AtgtcttttctttggtgatgtTTCTTCGAAGACGAATCCTACAACATACTTGAATTCTATATTTTCTTTATATGATTACTATAAGAAGGAATACTGCTTATCTGACCAGAGTGATAGACCTACCAAGACTGGATTGCCTCTTGTTGTGAATACACCTGGCTGGGTGAAAG GTGTTGGTTATGATTTATTGGTGGATATGTTGAAATATATTGCCCCTACCCATGTTGTTAAAATAAACATATCAGCCAAGAGTAAGAATCTACCAAGTGGGGCATTCTGGTTAGATGAGGATCATGATGCTATGCTAAATCTGATAGAGATCAATTCAGCTCGTCAGGACTCTTTCAATAGATC GGTTCTAGTACAAAAGGATGCACGTCTGTTGCGTGATGTACGAATACTGGCTTATTTCAGGCAGTGCTTTTCAAGTAGCCTAAACATTactacaatcaaagaacttgctaatGCTCTGGCCTCTCAACCTCCTTATGAAGTTCCAATATCTAGCATCAAGATTAGACATCTCCATTGTCAG GTCCCAGGTGCTGAGAGCTTCTACAGTTTGAACGCAACCATTGTTGGCTTGGCAGTTAGCTCTGGAGGATCGAAAGATTTACCTTGGTGTGTTGGTCTTG gaattgTGAGAGGCATGGACACATTCAAAGGCTTGCTATATGTGATAACACCTGTTCCAAGAGTCACTCTGGAGAAGGTCAATCTTTTCCTGCAAGGTTATATCCAAATTCCTACTGTGTTGTTGCAG GTGCAGGGCTGCATATCGCCTTACATGTCTGCAAATGTTCTCTCAACAAGCTAA
- the LOC126626986 gene encoding probable myosin-binding protein 5 isoform X1, whose product MTKRSFTRYVEQELGRVPHFVIYALLEWTLIILLFADGFLAFVANEFAKFFELQIPCWLCTRIDHILVHRDQGFYYNDSICEGHRKDVSHLAYCHNHKKLSDIRKMCEACLLSFATEKESDCDTYKSLVGILHKDLECFVEDDHHQIQLSVQAARTWEETTGQVEKSNSIVRVSCSCCGVPLKMSSSSNSYPKGKNGSALAQAPTPSPRAPLRSDDRSLDLPHIRCTELKLMSDHESELPEDEYGSQPPNRDSQSVKEDPKAEGEDLADDANRTPLFGKGNRFFGIPLTDSATNSPRVAMRISRKSPLEKTGEYALESVEESTPNEAECDSILHRLKRQVRLDRKSLMALYMELDEERSASAVAANNAMAMITRLQAEKAAVQMEALQYQRMMEEQAEYDQEALEATYDLLAQREEELRLIEAEVEAYREKYGLLKEFAYESGDEGKGKNESGTSAGELNSENTQNDQPREENVEGALAESLKPLKGEKTYLLGRIKKLDKRSNLSANHLDEIGNGNKAALTRQLSMLSHLSERVKVLESDTGLLEYAAKTLEKHSEGTKLLTEITQNLQKLRHLVMMPPEENKEHNGLP is encoded by the exons ATGACGAAGCGATCTTTTACTCGTTATGTTGAGCAAGAGCTGGGGAGGGTGCCGCATTTTGTGATCTACGCTTTGCTCGAATGGACGCTGATCATTCTGCTCTTCGCTGACGGGTTCCTTGCGTTTGTTGCCAACGAATTTGCCAAGTTCTTCGAGCTGCAAATCCCGTGCTGGCTCTGCACCAGAATCGATCACATTCTGGTTCATAGGGACCAGGGTTTCTATTACAATGACTCCATTTGTGAGGGTCATAGGAAAGATGTTTCGCATCTTGCTTATTGCCACAACCACAAGAAGCTGTCTGATATACGAAAAATGTGCGAGGCGTGCCTGCTTTCGTTTGCAACCGAGAAAGAATCTGACTGCGATACCTACAAGTCCTTAGTTGGGATCCTGCACAAGGATCTCGAGTGCTTTGTCGAGGATGATCACCACCAAATTCAGCTGAGTGTGCAGGCGGCAAGGACGTGGGAGGAGACGACGGGGCAGGTTGAGAAGAGCAACAGCATTGTTCGGGTTTCATGTTCGTGTTGTGGTGTGCCATTGAAGATGAGCTCCTCTTCCAACTCCTATCCCAAGGGGAAAAATGGCAGCGCATTAGCGCAGGCGCCCACGCCTTCTCCACGAGCACCCTTGAGAAGCGATGATCGCAGCTTGGACTTGCCCCACATTCGATGCACTGAACTCAAACTCATGTCGGATCATGAGTCCGAGCTTCCAGAGGACGAGTATGGATCACAACCGCCGAATCGCGACTCTCAGT CAGTCAAGGAAGATCCGAAAGCAGAAGGCGAAGATTTGGCTGATGATGCAAACAGGACACCTCTTTTCGGTAAAGGAAACAGGTTTTTCGGAATCCCACTTACAGATTCGGCTACAAACAGTCCTAGGGTGGCAATGAGGATTTCGAGGAAATCGCCACTTGAAAAAACCGGCGAGTATGCCTTGGAATCTGTCGAGGAAAGCACTCCAAATGAGGCAGAGTGTGATTCCATTTTGCACCGGTTGAAGAGGCAGGTCCGGTTAGATAGGAAGTCGCTGATGGCATTGTACATGGAGCTAGACGAAGAAAGAAGCGCTTCGGCTGTGGCAGCGAACAATGCAATGGCTATGATCACCCGGCTGCAAGCAGAGAAAGCTGCTGTTCAGATGGAGGCCTTGCAGTATCAGAGAATGATGGAGGAACAGGCGGAGTATGACCAAGAAGCGCTGGAAGCTACATATGATCTGCTTGCCCAAAGAGAGGAGGAGCTCAGGCTTATAGAAGCTGAAGTAGAGGCGTACAGAGAAAAATACGGATTGCTGAAGGAATTCGCTTACGAATCTGGTGATGAAGGCAAAGGGAAAAATGAAAGTGGAACTTCTGCTGGTGAGCTCAACAGCGAAAACACACAAAATGATCAACCAAGGGAGGAGAATGTAGAGGGAGCCCTTGCTGAATCTTTGAAGCCTTTGAAGGGGGAGAAAACCTACCTCCTCGGTCGGATTAAGAAACTCGATAAGAGAAGCAACTTATCGGCTAATCATCTGGATGAGATAG GAAACGGAAACAAAGCTGCTCTAACAAGGCAATTATCAATGTTGTCTCATCTCAGTGAAAGGGTGAAGGTCCTTGAATCAGACACAGGATTGTTAGAGTATGCAGCTAAGACACTTGAGAAACATAGTGAAGGAACAAAACTTTTAACAGAGATAACTCAAAACTTACAGAAGCTTCGGCATCTCGTCATGATGCCACCGGAGGAAAACAAGGAACACAACGGGTTACCGTAG
- the LOC126626986 gene encoding probable myosin-binding protein 5 isoform X2 — MTKRSFTRYVEQELGRVPHFVIYALLEWTLIILLFADGFLAFVANEFAKFFELQIPCWLCTRIDHILVHRDQGFYYNDSICEGHRKDVSHLAYCHNHKKLSDIRKMCEACLLSFATEKESDCDTYKSLVGILHKDLECFVEDDHHQIQLSVQAARTWEETTGQVEKSNSIVRVSCSCCGVPLKMSSSSNSYPKGKNGSALAQAPTPSPRAPLRSDDRSLDLPHIRCTELKLMSDHESELPEDEYGSQPPNRDSQFKEDPKAEGEDLADDANRTPLFGKGNRFFGIPLTDSATNSPRVAMRISRKSPLEKTGEYALESVEESTPNEAECDSILHRLKRQVRLDRKSLMALYMELDEERSASAVAANNAMAMITRLQAEKAAVQMEALQYQRMMEEQAEYDQEALEATYDLLAQREEELRLIEAEVEAYREKYGLLKEFAYESGDEGKGKNESGTSAGELNSENTQNDQPREENVEGALAESLKPLKGEKTYLLGRIKKLDKRSNLSANHLDEIGNGNKAALTRQLSMLSHLSERVKVLESDTGLLEYAAKTLEKHSEGTKLLTEITQNLQKLRHLVMMPPEENKEHNGLP; from the exons ATGACGAAGCGATCTTTTACTCGTTATGTTGAGCAAGAGCTGGGGAGGGTGCCGCATTTTGTGATCTACGCTTTGCTCGAATGGACGCTGATCATTCTGCTCTTCGCTGACGGGTTCCTTGCGTTTGTTGCCAACGAATTTGCCAAGTTCTTCGAGCTGCAAATCCCGTGCTGGCTCTGCACCAGAATCGATCACATTCTGGTTCATAGGGACCAGGGTTTCTATTACAATGACTCCATTTGTGAGGGTCATAGGAAAGATGTTTCGCATCTTGCTTATTGCCACAACCACAAGAAGCTGTCTGATATACGAAAAATGTGCGAGGCGTGCCTGCTTTCGTTTGCAACCGAGAAAGAATCTGACTGCGATACCTACAAGTCCTTAGTTGGGATCCTGCACAAGGATCTCGAGTGCTTTGTCGAGGATGATCACCACCAAATTCAGCTGAGTGTGCAGGCGGCAAGGACGTGGGAGGAGACGACGGGGCAGGTTGAGAAGAGCAACAGCATTGTTCGGGTTTCATGTTCGTGTTGTGGTGTGCCATTGAAGATGAGCTCCTCTTCCAACTCCTATCCCAAGGGGAAAAATGGCAGCGCATTAGCGCAGGCGCCCACGCCTTCTCCACGAGCACCCTTGAGAAGCGATGATCGCAGCTTGGACTTGCCCCACATTCGATGCACTGAACTCAAACTCATGTCGGATCATGAGTCCGAGCTTCCAGAGGACGAGTATGGATCACAACCGCCGAATCGCGACTCTCAGT TCAAGGAAGATCCGAAAGCAGAAGGCGAAGATTTGGCTGATGATGCAAACAGGACACCTCTTTTCGGTAAAGGAAACAGGTTTTTCGGAATCCCACTTACAGATTCGGCTACAAACAGTCCTAGGGTGGCAATGAGGATTTCGAGGAAATCGCCACTTGAAAAAACCGGCGAGTATGCCTTGGAATCTGTCGAGGAAAGCACTCCAAATGAGGCAGAGTGTGATTCCATTTTGCACCGGTTGAAGAGGCAGGTCCGGTTAGATAGGAAGTCGCTGATGGCATTGTACATGGAGCTAGACGAAGAAAGAAGCGCTTCGGCTGTGGCAGCGAACAATGCAATGGCTATGATCACCCGGCTGCAAGCAGAGAAAGCTGCTGTTCAGATGGAGGCCTTGCAGTATCAGAGAATGATGGAGGAACAGGCGGAGTATGACCAAGAAGCGCTGGAAGCTACATATGATCTGCTTGCCCAAAGAGAGGAGGAGCTCAGGCTTATAGAAGCTGAAGTAGAGGCGTACAGAGAAAAATACGGATTGCTGAAGGAATTCGCTTACGAATCTGGTGATGAAGGCAAAGGGAAAAATGAAAGTGGAACTTCTGCTGGTGAGCTCAACAGCGAAAACACACAAAATGATCAACCAAGGGAGGAGAATGTAGAGGGAGCCCTTGCTGAATCTTTGAAGCCTTTGAAGGGGGAGAAAACCTACCTCCTCGGTCGGATTAAGAAACTCGATAAGAGAAGCAACTTATCGGCTAATCATCTGGATGAGATAG GAAACGGAAACAAAGCTGCTCTAACAAGGCAATTATCAATGTTGTCTCATCTCAGTGAAAGGGTGAAGGTCCTTGAATCAGACACAGGATTGTTAGAGTATGCAGCTAAGACACTTGAGAAACATAGTGAAGGAACAAAACTTTTAACAGAGATAACTCAAAACTTACAGAAGCTTCGGCATCTCGTCATGATGCCACCGGAGGAAAACAAGGAACACAACGGGTTACCGTAG
- the LOC126626987 gene encoding serine/threonine-protein phosphatase PP2A catalytic subunit, giving the protein MPPHADLDRQIEHLMQCKPLPEAEVKTLCEQARTILVEEWNVQPVKCPVTVCGDIHGQFHDLVELFRIGGNAPDTNYLFMGDYVDRGYYSVETVTLLVALKVRYRDRITILRGNHESRQITQVYGFYDECLRKYGNANVWKFFTDLFDYLPLTALIESQIFCLHGGLSPSLDTLDNIRALDRIQEVPHEGPMCDLLWSDPDDRCGWGISPRGAGYTFGQDIAAQFNHTNGLSLISRAHQLVMEGYNWSQEKNVVTVFSAPNYCYRCGNMAAILEIGENMDQNFLQFDPAPRQVEPDTSRRTPDYFL; this is encoded by the exons ATGCCACCGCACGCCGATCTGGACCGTCAGATTGAGCACCTGATGCAGTGCAAGCCTCTGCCGGAGGCGGAGGTGAAGACGCTGTGCGAGCAGGCGAGGACGATCTTGGTCGAGGAGTGGAACGTACAGCCGGTGAAGTGCCCGGTCACTGTTTGCGGAGACATCCATGGCCAGTTCCACGACCTCGTCGAGCTCTTTCGGATCGGCGGCAACGCCCCCGATACCAATTACCTCTTCATGGGCGACTATGTAG ATCGAGGATACTACTCTGTGGAGACTGTCACACTCCTAGTGGCCCTGAAAGTACGTTACAGAGATAGAATTACAATTCTAAGAGGAAATCATGAGAGTCGGCAAATAACTCAAGT GTATGGTTTCTATGATGAGTGCTTGAGGAAATATGGAAATGCTAATGTCTGGAAGTTTTTCACTGACCTTTTCGATTATCTGCCACTCACAGCCTTGATTGAGAGTCAG ATCTTTTGCTTGCATGGTGGACTCTCACCTTCGTTAGATACGCTAGACAATATTCGTGCTCTGGACCGGATACAGGAG GTTCCTCATGAGGGTCCAATGTGTGATCTCTTGTGGTCTGACCCAGATGATCGATGTGGGTGGGGAATATCTCCTCGGGGTGCAGGGTATACATTTGGACAAGATATAGCAGCCCAGTTTAACCACACTAACGGGCTAAGTCTTATTTCTAGAGCTCACCAGCTTGTTATGGAAGGCTACAATTGGTCCCAG gaAAAGAATGTTGTGACGGTGTTTAGTGCTCCAAATTACTGCTATCGCTGTGGAAATATGGCTGCAATTCTTGAGATTGGAGAGAATATGGACCAGAATTTCCTTCAGTTTGACCCAGCTCCTCGTCAGGTTGAACCTGATACATCACGCAGAACTCCAGATTATTTTTTGTAA
- the LOC126627316 gene encoding 5-formyltetrahydrofolate cyclo-ligase, mitochondrial-like, translated as MSGRLVVALMTKWCTLPTQPAAAPIPLHLSRPALLRPPPLYAPPRATRTIAMNTTNQDQDSLDALFKQKRILRSNVRKALKSMGPTLRSHEDNAIQNIVLEAPWFKSCQRLCAYISCSALREVDTSKLLSEVLQSPLKEGDVQLRKKLYVPRVEDKNSHMRMLNISCIDDLVANSMNILEPAPVDSGGNEREDVMQASDPVDLLLLPGLAFDRSGRRLGRGGGYYDTFLTRYQELAKAHNWNQPLLVALSYSTQILDEGVIPITPHDVLVDALVSPAGVIPISPAAFDRIKL; from the exons ATGTCTGGTAGGTTGGTGGTGGCGCTGATGACCAAGTGGTGCACATTACCAACGCAACCAGCCGCAGCACCTATTCCCCTCCACCTCTCCCGCCCTGCCCTCCTCCGCCCACCACCTCTATATGCACCACCGCGCGCCACCCGGACAATTGCAATGAACACCACCAATCAAGACCAAGACTCCCTCGACGCTCTATTCAAGCAGAAAAGAATCCTCCGCTCAAATGTCCGCAAAGCCCTCAAATCCATGGGTCCGACACTCAGATCCCATGAAG ATAATGCAATTCAGAATATTGTATTGGAAGCTCCATGGTTTAAATCTTGTCAAAGATTATGTGCATATATAAGCTGCAGTGCTTTGAGGGAAGTTGATACTTCAAAGTTACTGTCTGAAGTTCTTCAGAGTCCACTTAAAG AGGGTGATGTGCAGCTGAGGAAAAAGCTCTATGTTCCGCGTGTTGAGGACAAGAATAGTCACATGAGAATGCTGAACATTTCGTGTATTGATGATCTTGTGGCGAATTCGATGAATATTTTGGAGCCTGCTCCGGTGGATTCTGGTGGAAATGAACGCGAAGATG TAATGCAGGCAAGTGACCCAGTTGATTTGCTCCTCTTACCGG GACTAGCGTTTGACAGATCTGGGAGACGCTTGGGTCGTGGTGGAGG TTATTATGATACCTTCCTGACAAGGTACCAAGAGCTTGCAAAGGCACACAATTGGAATCAGCCGCTCCTTG TTGCACTGTCCTATTCTACACAGATATTGGATGAAGGAGTTATTCCAATCACTCCACATGACGTACTGGTGGATGCGCTTGTGTCCCCAGCGGGTGTGATTCCCATCAGCCCAGCCGCTTTCGACAG AATaaagctttga
- the LOC126625684 gene encoding protein TPLATE-like, protein MDILFAQIQADLRSNDALRQSGALLQALQQSAAGRDISVIAKTAVEEIVASPASAVSKKLAFDLIRSTRLTADLWDTVCVGILTDLDFPDPDVSAAAVSILAAIPSYRLSKLITDAQKEINSCFDSPSDNLRFSITETLGCILARDDLVTLCENNVNLLDKVSNWWSRIGQNMLDRSDAVSKVAFESVGRLFQEFDSKRMSRLAGDKLVDSENSLAIRSNWVSSMVDFVWKKRSALMARSLVLPVESFRATVFPIVYAVKAIASGSVEVIRKLSKSSKGSSGTVVDTNAERLVGVSDVVTHLVPFLASSLDPALIFEVGIDMLYLADVPGGKPEWASQSIIAILTLWDRQEFASARESIVRAVVTNLHLLDLHMQVSLFKRLLLMVRNLRAESDRMHALACICRTALCVDLFAKESVRRGQKPLAGTDIASLFEDARIKDDLNSVTSKTLFREELVASLVESCFQLSLPLPEQKNTGMESRVIGALAYGTGYGALNWTEPALEVVEVCRPCVKWDCEGRTYAIDCYLKLLVRLCHIYDTRGGVKRVKDGASQDQILNETRLQNLQRELVKDLREVHTPRICARLIWAISEHIDLEGLDPLLADDPEDPLNMIISNIHKVLFNIDSSADSTNRLLDVQAVLLCAQRLGSRNPRAGQLLTKELEEFRSGSMADSVNKHQSRLILQRIKYVTSHPESRWAGVSEARGDYPFSHHKLTVQFYEVAAAQDRKLEGLVHKAILELWRPDPSELTLLLTKGVDSTLLKVPPSAITLTGSSDPCYIEGYHLADSSDGRISLHLKVLNLTELELNRVDIRVGLSGALNFMDGSPQAVRQLRSLVSQDPVLCSVTVGVSHFERCALWVQVLYYPFYGSAAIDYEGDYTEEDPQIMRQKRSLRPELGEPVILRCQPYKIPLTELLLPHNISPVEFFRLWPSLPAIVEYTGTYTYEGSGFKATAAQQYGASPFLSGLKSLSSKPFHRVCSHIIRTVAGFQLCFAAKTWYGGFLGLMIFGASEVSRNVDLGDETTTMICKFVVRASDASITKEIGSDLQGWLDDLTDGGVEYMPEDEVKVAAAERLRISMERIALLKAAQPKKKIPKSDDEEDEEEDESNEEDEDKVKKNKEKKKDGEENGKPKGPTTLSKLTAEEAEHRALQTAVLQEWHTLCKDRSAKVN, encoded by the exons ATGGACATACTCTTCGCCCAGATCCAAGCGGACCTCCGCTCCAACGACGCCCTCCGCCAGTCCGGCGCTCTACTCCAAGCCCTCCAGCAATCCGCCGCCGGCCGCGACATCTCCGTCATCGCCAAGACCGCTGTCGAAGAGATCGTCGCCTCCCCCGCCTCCGCCGTCAGCAAAAAACTCGCCTTTGACCTCATTCGCTCCACCCGCCTCACCGCCGACCTCTGGGACACCGTCTGCGTCGGAATTCTCACCGATCTCGACTTCCCCGACCCTGACGTCAGCGCCGCCGCCGTCTCCATCCTCGCCGCAATCCCTTCCTACCGCCTCTCCAAGCTCATTACCGACGCGCAGAAAGAAATCAACAGTTGCTTCGATTCGCCGAGCGACAATCTCCGCTTCTCCATTACTGAAACCCTCGGATGCATTCTGGCGCGCGATGACCTCGTCACGCTCTGCGAGAACAACGTCAATTTGCTCGACAAGGTGTCGAATTGGTGGTCCCGCATTGGCCAGAACATGCTCGACAGATCCGACGCCGTTTCAAAGGTCGCGTTCGAGTCGGTGGGCCGGTTGTTTCAGGAGTTCGATTCCAAGAGGATGAGCAGACTTGCCGGTGACAAGTTAGTGGATAGTGAGAACTCCCTGGCGATTCGATCCAATTGGGTGTCGTCCATGGtcgacttcgtgtggaagaagcGGAGTGCTTTAATGGCGAGGTCGTTAGTTTTGCCGGTGGAGAGTTTCCGGGCCACTGTGTTTCCTATCGTTTATGCGGTCAAGGCCATTGCTTCGGGCTCAGTGGAGGTCATAAGGAAGCTGTCAAAGTCGTCTAAGGGGTCCAGTGGGACGGTTGTGGATACCAATGCGGAGAGGTTGGTGGGAGTTTCAGATGTGGTCACGCATTTGGTGCCATTCTTGGCATCGTCATTGGATCCGGCTTTGATTTTTGAAGTTGGGATTGATATGCTGTATCTGGCTGATGTGCCTGGTGGGAAACCCGAGTGGGCTTCGCAGTCGATTATCGCAATTCTCACACTTTGGGATAGGCAAGAGTTTGCTTCTGCAAGAGAGAGTATTGTTAGAGCTGTGGTTACTAACCTGCACCTGCTTGATCTTCATATGCAG GTTTCACTGTTTAAGAGGTTGCTTCTTATGGTGAGAAACTTGAGAGCAGAATCAGATCGTATGCATGCGTTAGCTTGTATTTGTCGAACAGCTCTTTGTGTTGATCTCTTCGCAAAGGAGAGTGTAAGAAGAGGCCAGAAACCTCTTGCCGGAACTGATATAGCTTCACTTTTTGAGGACGCAAGAATCAAAGACGATCTTAATAGTGTGACAAGCAAGACCTTATTTAGGGAGGAGTTAGTGGCATCATTAGTTGAAAGTTGTTTTCAGTTGTCTCTGCCTTTACCTGAACAAAAGAACACAGGGATGGAGAGCAGGGTTATTGGAGCCTTGGCATATGGAACTGGATATGGTGCACTAAATTGGACAGAGCCTGCTTTGGAAGTGGTGGAGGTTTGCCGGCCTTGTGTCAAATGGGATTGTGAGGGCCGGACCTATGCAATTGATTGCTATTTGAAGTTGCTTGTGAGGCTTTGTCATATCTATGATACTAGGGGAGGTGTAAAAAGAGTTAAAGATGGGGCTTCCCAAGACCAAATTTTAAATGAGACAAGGTTGCAGAATTTGCAGCGTGAACTTGTGAAAGATCTACGCGAG GTACATACCCCAAGAATATGTGCTCGCCTTATTTGGGCTATTTCAGAGCACATAGATCTAGAAGGTCTGGACCCACTTCTTGCTGATGATCCCGAGGATCCATTGAACATGATTATTTCGAACATCCACAAGGTTTTGTTCAATATAGATTCATCTGCTGATTCAACAAACAGGCTTCTAGATGTTCAGGCAGTTCTTTTATGTGCTCAGCGGTTGGGATCACGCAACCCCAGGGCCGGGCAGTTGCTGACAAAAGAACTTGAAGAGTTCAGGAGCGGTAGTATGGCGGATTCTGTTAACAAGCATCAGAGCCGTTTGATTTTGCAGAGAATCAAGTATGTTACAAGTCATCCAGAAAGCAG GTGGGCAGGAGTGAGTGAAGCCAGAGGTGACTACCCATTTAGCCACCATAAACTAACTGTCCAGTTCTACGAAGTAGCTGCAGCTCAGGATAGAAAATTAGAAGGATTGGTTCATAAGGCTATTCTAGAGCTTTGGAGGCCAGATCCTAGTGAACTAACCCTTCTGCTGACTAAAGGAGTTGACTCTACTTTACTCAAAGTTCCTCCTAGTGCAATTACTTTGACTGGTAGCAGTGATCCTTGCTACATCGAGGGATATCATTTGGCAGATTCTAGTGATGGAAGGATATCTCTGCACTTGAAG GTCTTAAATTTAACTGAACTTGAGCTGAACCGGGTTGATATTCGAGTTGGGTTATCTGGTGCATTAAATTTTATGGATGGGTCTCCTCAAGCAGTACGGCAGTTGCGTAGCCTTGTTTCACAG GATCCAGTACTTTGCAGCGTGACTGTGGGTGTCTCCCATTTTGAAAGGTGCGCCCTTTGGGTTCAAGTCTTATACTACCCCTTTTATGGAAGTGCTGCTATAGATTATGAAGGTGACTACACCGAAGAAGATCCGCAAATCATGAGACAAAAGAGAAGTTTAAGGCCAGAACTGGGAGAACCAGTCATTTTAAGGTGTCAGCCATACAAAATTCCGCTGACCGAGCTTCTTTTGCCTCATAATATCTCCCCTGTTGAATTTTTCCGTCTATGGCCCAGTTTACCGGCCATAGTAGAGTACACTGGTACATACACTTATGAAGGAAGTGGCTTCAAGGCTACTGCTGCACAGCAGTATGGGGCATCTCCTTTCCTCAGTGGGCTAAAATCCTTGTCATCCAAGCCATTCCACAGAGTTTGTTCGCATATTATCCGAACAGTGGCAGGATTTCAG TTGTGTTTTGCTGCAAAAACCTGGTATGGTGGCTTCTTGGGCCTGATGATCTTTGGAGCTAGTGAAGTGAGCCGGAATGTTGACCTAGGTGATGAGACTACGACCATGATATGCAAATTTGTGGTTCGAGCATCTGATGCATCAATTACAAAGGAGATCGGATCGGATCTACAGGGCTGGTTGGATGACCTTACTGATGGGGGTGTTGAGTACATGCCTGAAGACGAAGTGAAGGTGGCTGCTGCGGAGAGGCTTAGGATCTCGATGGAACGGATAGCCTTGCTAAAGGCAGCCCAACCTAAGAAAAAGATTCCCAAATCTGATgatgaagaagacgaagaagaagatgaaagcaACGAAGAAGATGAGGACAAAGTCAAGAAaaacaaggaaaagaaaaaagatggcGAGGAAAATGGAAAACCAAAGGGACCTACAACCCTGTCGAAGTTGACAGCAGAGGAGGCCGAACACCGTGCTCTTCAAACAGCAGTGCTCCAAGAGTGGCATACGTTGTGCAAGGATAGAAGTGCTAAAGTTAATTGA